The Streptomyces sp. NBC_01276 genome contains the following window.
TCGCGTCCGCGCAGGACAGCACGTTGACGACGATGTCGACGACGGTGTTCCCGGTGACCTTCCCGTAGCTGACGTCGATCGGGTACTGCTGGCCCGTGCAGGGCTTGAGGTCGCGCTTGACGGCGGCGCTCACCTTCGGGTCCGCCTTGAGCAGGGCCACGGGGTCGACCCGCTTGGCCGTTCCGGCGGACGCGGCGGGGGAGTGGTCCGTGGCGGCCGGTTCGCTGGCCCCGTCGCTCGTCGGCTGGTTGCTCCGGGACACGGTCTCGGTGTGGGCGGGGCCGCCGTCCTTGAGGCCCGTGCCGCCGGTGGAGCAGCCGGCCGCGAACAGCACTGTGCCGACGAGGACGACCGTCCCCGCCGACATCAGTACCAGAGAGCCTCTACCGCCCGGGTCTTGGCCAGTCAGGCCGCGCACCGCTCCCGCCCCTCGTCACGGATGGTGTGGTCACCGCGTTCGAGCGCGCGCATGTCCAGGTCCCGGCTCTCCAGTTCCTGACGGAGCCGGGCCAGTGCGCGGTGCAGGGTGCTCTTCACGGTTCCCGCCGACATACCGAGCGCCGCGGCCGTTTCCTCGGTGCTCATCTGCTCCCAGTGTCGCAGCACCACCACACTGCGCTGCTTGGGCGCGAGCACCTTGAGGATGTCCATCAGCAGGGCGCGGTCGGCGCGCTGGTCGGAGCCGTCCTCGACGGAGGCGTCCGGGAGCTGCTCGGTGGGGACCTCGTCGAGCTTGCGGGCCCGCCACCACTCGGTACGGGTGTTGATCATGACGCGGCGGAGGTAGGCGTCGGCCAGCGACTTGTCGGCGATGCCCTCCCAGCGGCCGTAGGTGCGTACGAGGGCGGTCTGGAGGAGGTCCTGGGCGTCCGTCGGGTCCGGGACCAGGCGCCGGGCACTGCGCAGCAGGGCGTCCTGCCGGGTGCGTACGTACTCCTCGAATTCGAGTACCTCGCCGTGCGCCATCTCAGACCGCCTCCGTTCCGACCAACCGCTCATGCGCTGGCTTGTGGATCCGAAGTTACGGACGGGTTGTCACGGCACTGTGCGGGTCAGCCTTCGGTGGGCGCACGGACACCCGTAGGTTGTGTAACAGTGCCTGTGAGCTGGGGTTTCGCGGCCCGAAGCGGAATGATCGAGTCAACTTCGAGCCGCGCTCCGGCCGGCCACCGGGGGCGTTCGGATTTCGTCGGTCAGCTCTGCGGCAGCCGGTACATGCCGTGCGCGAGCGGCTCCACCAGCCCGTCGGACACCAGCCCGTCCAGCGCGCGCGCCCGCTGCACCGGTTCGTTCCAGACGGTGTCGAGCACCGACTGCGGAACCGGACCGACCGCTTCGCGCAGCACGGCCAGCAGCTTCCCGCGCACCTGCCGGTCGGTCCCGGCGTACGTCTGCCCGCGCCGCGGCGGTCCCTCGTGCGCGGGCTTCCCGGCCAGCCGCCACGCGCACAGGCCCGCCACCGGGCAGCGCGCGCAGTCCGGGTTCTTGGCCGTGCACACCAGCGCGCCCAGCTCCATCGACGCCGCGGCCCAGCGGGCCGCCGTGGCCTCGTCGTCGGGCAGCAGTTCCCGGGCCAGGCGCCGCTCGGCGGCCGTCGTGGCGTTCGGCGGGTACTCGACCCCGCTGGACGCGCGGGCGAAGACCCGGCGCACGTTGGTGTCCAGCACCGCGTGCCGCTGCCCGTACGCGAAGGAGGCCACGGCGGCGGCCGTGTACTCGCCGATCCCCGGCAGCGACAGCAGCTGGGCGTGGTCGCTCGGTACGTCGCCGCCGTGGCGTTCCGTTATCGCGACGGCCGCGCCGTGCAGGCGCAGCGCCCGGCGCGGGTAGCCGAGCCGCCCCCAGGCCCGTACGGCCTCGCCCGGCGCCTCGGCGGCCAGGGCGGCGGGCCGTGGCCACCGGGCGAGCCACTGCTCGTAGACCGGCAGGACCCGGCTGACCGGGGTCTGCTGCAGCATGAACTCGCTGACCATGACCCCCCAGGGGCCGGCCTCGGGGCGGCGCCAGGGCAGGTCACGGGCGTGCTCGTCGAACCACGCGATGACGGGGGAGTGCAGCGCGTGGGTGCGCGGAGGACCGGCGGGGGACGCGGGGGATGAGGCAGATGCAGTCATGGCAGACGCATCCTGGCACGTTTCGGGCCTACGCCGCCCGGCCCGGCCCGGTGAACCAGACGGCGACGGGGGTGCCGCTCGTGCGGACCGCGGCCGTCACCCGGGCCAGCGGGTTCGTGAGCACCAGTACGGCGAGGGTGGCCAGCGAGGCCCCCAGCAGCAGGCCCATCGCCACGTCGTGCGGGTAGTGCACCCCGACGAAGACCCGGGAGAACGCCATCAGCAGGGCGACGGGCACGGTCAGCAGGGCGAGGCGGGGCACGGCCAGCGCGAGGGCGACGGCGGCCGCGCCCGCGATGGCGGAGTGGTTGCTGGGGAAGGACCAGTCCCCGTACGGCGGGCAGGGGACGAGCGAGGCGGCCGCCCCGGCCACCGCCCGGCAGGGCCGTTCCTCGTTCACGGTGGACTTCACCAGCTCGGAGGCGACGTAGACGAGTGCGGTGGCGAGCGGGGCGAGGACGGCGAGCGCCACCGCCCGGGGATCACCGTGCCCGCGCGCACGCCACCAGACGGCTATGAAGAGCAGACCGAAGAGCAGCAGTCCGAATTCGGTCCAGACTTCGAACGCCCACCGCACCCAGGAGGGCGTGGAGTGGGCGAAGTCGGTGATGTCGCGGTAGAGGGCAGAGCTGTCCATGGTCACCGACGGTACTCAAACCTCCGTTCCGGCGGCGTCAGCACCTTGGCCGGATCTCGTCCCTCCCGTGTACGCCCGCAGGATGATCATCGGCAAAACCTGCCGGATGTGCGGCATGGGGGACGCTGATCGCGGCACGAGTTCTCGTAAGGTTCGGTCCGTGGGATCTCTGCGCAATCCGGTCGGGCCGCTCCCCTCCTCCATTTACTGGCGACGGAGGGCCGTGCTGGCGTCCGTCGCGGCGCTCTTGGCGCTGCTCGCCGTATGGACCGTCAGTTCCGGCGGAGGTACGTCGAGTACGAACGGCAAGGGCGGCGGCGACGGCTCCGGACCCGTGCGCACGATCACCCCCGGCCCCTCGGGCTCCGGGCCGGCGATCAGTCAGGCGCCGGGCGGACGGGGCGACTCGGGCGCCGCCTCGGGCGGCGGGGGCAAGAACGGTGAGACGGGCGGCGGTTCGGGCTCGGGGTCCGGCTCCGGTTCCGCTTCGGGCTCCGGCGGCTCAGGCTCCGCGGCCGGCGGCTCCCCGGCACAGGTGCCGGCGGACTCCCCGCTCCCGACGTGCCCGGCGAGCGCGCTGCAGTGGGAGGTCAAGAGCGTGAAGAACGAGTACGAGACGAACGAGAAGCCGCGTCTCGAACTCCTCGTCCGCAACATCTCCGGCAGCACCTGCAAGTTCGGACTCGGTCCGCGGCAATCCGTCGTGACGATCTTCCAGACGCAGGGCGCCAAGGCCGTCTGGTCCTCCGCGGACTGCCCGGCGAACGCGGCGAACGCGTTCTTCCGGCTGCCGGCGCAGGGAGAGACGAAGCAGGCGGTGGAGTGGGACCGGAAGCTGAGCGCGCCGGACCAGTGCCAGACGCCTCCGGCGGGGAGCCCGGCGGCTGACACGTATGTGGTCGAGGTGAAGTCCCCGGGCCTTCCGGTGGCCCGCACCTCCTTCGTCCTGAAGCAGGACTGACCCCTCTTGGCCGCCTGCGGGTGGGTGCCGCCGCGCGGATCGGTCCCCTACCCGCCCTTCCACCGTTCCCCGGGCTGCGCCCGGATCGGCCGGCCGTCGGGGTCGGGGTCGCGCCGGTCACCGCACGGCGCTCCGCGCCCGCGCCCCGAACTCCCCCAGCCAACGCTGGGAGGTGCCCCTGGCGGGGCCGGGTCACCGGGGTGCCGTCAGACGTAGCGTTCCAGGATCGACGACTCCGCCAGGCGGGACAGGCCCTCGCGGACGCTGCGCGCACGGGCCTCGCCGACGCCGTCCACCGTCTGGAGGTCGTCCACCGACGCCGCCAGCAGCTTCTGCAGCCCGCCGAAGTGCTCGACCAGCCGCTCGATGATCGCCCCCGGCAGCCTCGGCACCTTGGCCAGCAGCCGGTACCCGCGCGGCGACACCGCCGAGTCGAGGGTCTCCGGCGAGCCGGTGTACCCCAGGGCCTTCGCCACGATCGCCAGTTCCAGCAGTTCCGGATGGGTCAGCGCGTCCAGCGCCGGCAGCGCTTCCTCCACCGTGCGGGAACG
Protein-coding sequences here:
- a CDS encoding A/G-specific adenine glycosylase, coding for MTASASSPASPAGPPRTHALHSPVIAWFDEHARDLPWRRPEAGPWGVMVSEFMLQQTPVSRVLPVYEQWLARWPRPAALAAEAPGEAVRAWGRLGYPRRALRLHGAAVAITERHGGDVPSDHAQLLSLPGIGEYTAAAVASFAYGQRHAVLDTNVRRVFARASSGVEYPPNATTAAERRLARELLPDDEATAARWAAASMELGALVCTAKNPDCARCPVAGLCAWRLAGKPAHEGPPRRGQTYAGTDRQVRGKLLAVLREAVGPVPQSVLDTVWNEPVQRARALDGLVSDGLVEPLAHGMYRLPQS
- a CDS encoding SigE family RNA polymerase sigma factor, with product MAHGEVLEFEEYVRTRQDALLRSARRLVPDPTDAQDLLQTALVRTYGRWEGIADKSLADAYLRRVMINTRTEWWRARKLDEVPTEQLPDASVEDGSDQRADRALLMDILKVLAPKQRSVVVLRHWEQMSTEETAAALGMSAGTVKSTLHRALARLRQELESRDLDMRALERGDHTIRDEGRERCAA
- a CDS encoding phosphatase PAP2 family protein, with protein sequence MDSSALYRDITDFAHSTPSWVRWAFEVWTEFGLLLFGLLFIAVWWRARGHGDPRAVALAVLAPLATALVYVASELVKSTVNEERPCRAVAGAAASLVPCPPYGDWSFPSNHSAIAGAAAVALALAVPRLALLTVPVALLMAFSRVFVGVHYPHDVAMGLLLGASLATLAVLVLTNPLARVTAAVRTSGTPVAVWFTGPGRAA